A segment of the Patescibacteria group bacterium genome:
ACCGATTATATCCAAAAGTGATCCGTCCTTGGGTGTTGTGCAAGCGCCGGTGACTTTGGTAATTTTTTCAGACTTTCAATGTGGTATTTGTCATAAACAAGAAACAGTTTTAAAGCAGATATTAGAAAAATACAAAGACAGGGTGCGCTTGATTTGGAAAGATTATCCCGAGAGCAAGACCTCTTCTAATTCTTTTCAAGCGAGTTTGGCTGGACGCTGCGCCAATGAACAGGGAAAGTTTTGGGAGTATCATGATTTGCTTTTTGCAAACAGTAGCCAGTTAAATAATGATAAATTTATCGAATTGGCTAAGGGGTTGAATTTGAATGAAGGTAAGTTTGATAATTGTCTGAAAACTCTTAAATATCAAAAAGAAGTTAATGATAATATTGTCGAAGCTAATGCTCTTGATATTACCGGTGTGCCGTTTCTTTATGTAAATGATCAAGAAGTGTTGGGAGAAATCAATATTGATGATTTGTCGAAAATGGTCGAAAGAGAGCTTGAAAAATAATCTGCTGCAAGTGAGATTTATCCGCCATGGCGGAACTGCCATAGCCTATGAAAAATAAA
Coding sequences within it:
- a CDS encoding DsbA family protein — encoded protein: MSKKEKFSIPLFVSASILVLVFLFVFYCLASMSLTEKFFNDNFAKDARVDKVYLNNDYKNDDPFMTKNPDLKDMLSGPIISKSDPSLGVVQAPVTLVIFSDFQCGICHKQETVLKQILEKYKDRVRLIWKDYPESKTSSNSFQASLAGRCANEQGKFWEYHDLLFANSSQLNNDKFIELAKGLNLNEGKFDNCLKTLKYQKEVNDNIVEANALDITGVPFLYVNDQEVLGEINIDDLSKMVERELEK